A region of Pseudarthrobacter sp. NIBRBAC000502770 DNA encodes the following proteins:
- a CDS encoding GyrI-like domain-containing protein, which translates to MTDISKLMPIGHFSSLSRISVRMLRHYDANGVLAPAFVDQATGYRWYSHDQLREANEIRRLRDVGFGVSAIGALLASRGTRAYTRALSAQRAALAEESSAALRRMALIERMLNQQFQEDAMSAVSAQLTYLHEQTLISLRGRVPDYSAEGELWARFMPEISAQGIRITGAGGCIEHDGEYREHDVDESVFLEVAPDTEAAEPLSVLHFPARRVVTATVTGPYTDAIPWAHAVIAAFIADNGLRPAREDHDLATHHFNIYRNDPSQTPEAELVTSVFMPVVDALSDVDSEGR; encoded by the coding sequence ATGACCGATATCTCGAAGCTCATGCCCATCGGCCACTTCTCCTCGCTCAGCAGGATCAGCGTCAGGATGTTGCGGCACTACGATGCGAACGGAGTCCTCGCTCCGGCTTTTGTCGATCAAGCCACTGGTTACCGCTGGTATTCCCACGACCAGCTCCGCGAGGCAAACGAAATCCGTCGGCTAAGGGACGTGGGCTTCGGGGTGTCTGCCATAGGGGCGCTTCTTGCTAGCCGCGGGACCCGCGCATACACACGAGCCCTGTCCGCTCAGCGGGCTGCCCTTGCCGAGGAATCGTCAGCCGCCCTGCGACGGATGGCTCTCATTGAACGAATGCTGAATCAACAATTTCAGGAGGACGCCATGTCTGCCGTGTCTGCCCAACTCACCTATCTGCACGAGCAAACCCTCATCTCGCTTCGCGGCCGGGTGCCCGACTACAGTGCCGAGGGCGAACTGTGGGCCCGGTTCATGCCTGAGATCTCGGCCCAAGGGATCCGCATCACGGGCGCCGGCGGGTGCATTGAGCATGACGGTGAATACCGCGAGCATGACGTCGACGAGTCGGTCTTCCTTGAAGTAGCGCCTGATACGGAGGCCGCGGAGCCACTGAGCGTGCTGCACTTTCCAGCACGTCGCGTGGTGACCGCTACGGTCACCGGGCCGTACACGGATGCGATTCCCTGGGCCCATGCCGTGATAGCAGCGTTTATCGCGGATAACGGATTGCGGCCCGCAAGGGAAGACCACGACCTTGCGACGCACCACTTCAACATTTATCGCAACGATCCGAGCCAAACGCCCGAAGCCGAGCTCGTGACCTCAGTGTTCATGCCTGTCGTGGACGCATTGTCAGATGTGGACTCCGAGGGCCGCTAA
- a CDS encoding VOC family protein — protein MSLFITCPVESVERATAFYTALGWTLNPEMSGRNVSCFAIAPEQYVMLGSREMYASVGGAEELVGGTDTPSKVTVSFDLGSREAVDELTERAGAAGGRIGDTDDYPFMYQRQFDDPDGYHYSPFWMKPDADPTE, from the coding sequence ATGAGCCTCTTCATCACCTGCCCGGTTGAAAGTGTCGAGCGCGCGACCGCCTTCTACACCGCCCTGGGCTGGACCCTCAACCCAGAAATGTCCGGTCGCAACGTCTCATGCTTCGCGATCGCGCCCGAGCAGTACGTCATGCTCGGCAGCCGAGAGATGTACGCGAGCGTCGGGGGCGCCGAAGAGCTGGTCGGCGGAACCGACACTCCTTCGAAGGTCACGGTCTCGTTCGACCTCGGCAGCCGTGAGGCAGTCGATGAGCTCACGGAGCGCGCCGGCGCAGCCGGCGGGCGGATTGGTGACACCGACGACTACCCATTCATGTACCAGCGCCAGTTCGACGACCCCGACGGTTACCACTACTCGCCGTTTTGGATGAAACCGGACGCCGATCCGACCGAGTGA
- a CDS encoding phosphotransferase family protein translates to MNLSHLGAPTGPMIRVHGGFANRMYRLDTDQGSFAIKELNLVDRRWAYRVEDVFRFEWAAFAAGIPMPEPISASYNTLVHRWVEGEKVPEAPVSAAYAFEIGEILGRIHALDVPWTNASIEDPTSHDWSELAARAKATGQPWADEFASHIETFLAIAHFVDTCERPGPVVLTHRDIQPWNLLAREGRPVLLDWELSGMLDLSSELGSTALSLAKGPGLEDIKPAIFRSVLDGYVAGGGVLPPPGPSWFVFMIGGWLEHTRWNILRCLAGAEASTGPGLALSHESVRNGLNGLPDLFWRLGELETLLL, encoded by the coding sequence GTGAACCTTTCGCATCTCGGCGCCCCGACAGGGCCGATGATTCGCGTGCACGGCGGATTCGCCAACCGGATGTACCGGCTCGACACCGACCAAGGGTCGTTCGCAATAAAGGAACTGAACCTCGTCGACCGCCGCTGGGCCTATCGCGTCGAGGACGTGTTCAGGTTTGAATGGGCGGCCTTCGCTGCCGGCATTCCGATGCCAGAGCCAATCTCGGCCAGCTACAACACACTCGTTCACCGCTGGGTCGAAGGCGAAAAGGTGCCCGAAGCGCCCGTGTCGGCGGCATACGCGTTTGAGATCGGCGAGATCCTCGGACGCATCCATGCGCTCGACGTCCCATGGACGAATGCATCGATCGAGGACCCGACGTCACATGACTGGTCCGAGCTCGCCGCGCGGGCGAAGGCAACCGGACAGCCTTGGGCCGACGAGTTCGCCTCTCACATCGAAACATTCCTCGCGATTGCCCATTTCGTCGACACCTGCGAACGGCCAGGCCCGGTCGTGCTGACCCATCGGGACATTCAACCGTGGAATCTGCTCGCTCGGGAGGGCCGGCCGGTGTTACTCGATTGGGAGCTCTCGGGGATGCTCGACCTGTCCAGTGAACTTGGCTCGACCGCGCTGAGCCTCGCAAAGGGACCCGGCTTGGAGGACATCAAGCCCGCCATTTTCCGCTCCGTTCTCGACGGCTATGTCGCGGGAGGCGGAGTGCTGCCGCCACCAGGGCCAAGCTGGTTTGTCTTCATGATCGGCGGCTGGTTGGAGCACACGAGGTGGAACATCCTCCGGTGCCTTGCCGGCGCCGAGGCGAGCACCGGCCCTGGCCTCGCGCTGTCGCACGAGTCGGTACGCAACGGATTGAACGGCCTCCCCGACCTGTTCTGGCGACTTGGAGAGCTCGAGACGCTGCTGCTGTGA
- a CDS encoding M4 family metallopeptidase, producing MSARTAQGSPRAASRHSLACILPPDLLIELARGADAAHRDSLLSTLAIDQGLRVARAEIAARTLQHPTAVGRTTAGGAPTRRIYDQAHSSDQVPGRLVRSEGDPPDADHSVNQAYDNFGYTYALYWDIFHRDSIDDQGMPLEGLVHFGTNYDNAFYDGAGHMFFGDGDGKTLTDTTKGTDVVGHELTHGVTQHEANLTYSGQSGALNESCSDVFGVLVKQYHLGQSAQQADWLIGADIVGPLLSPALRSMKAPGTANQYDHQPATMDGYVRTTTDNGGVHTNSGIPNRAFYLVATGIGGNAWEAPGQIWYDTLADPRLRPNATFSSFAGLTLRSARSRYGTASQEANAVSSAWDAVKVRAH from the coding sequence ATGTCCGCACGCACAGCGCAGGGATCGCCACGTGCCGCGAGCCGCCACTCCCTTGCCTGCATCCTTCCCCCGGACCTACTGATCGAACTGGCCCGCGGCGCGGACGCTGCCCACAGGGACTCGCTATTGTCTACGCTGGCCATCGATCAAGGACTTCGGGTCGCCAGGGCCGAGATCGCAGCCCGCACCCTCCAGCACCCCACGGCGGTTGGGCGCACGACGGCGGGGGGTGCCCCCACCCGCAGAATCTACGACCAGGCACATTCCAGTGACCAGGTTCCGGGGAGGCTCGTGCGCTCCGAAGGAGATCCACCGGACGCCGACCATTCCGTGAACCAGGCCTATGACAATTTCGGTTACACGTACGCCCTCTACTGGGACATCTTCCACAGGGACTCGATCGATGACCAAGGCATGCCGCTGGAGGGATTGGTTCACTTCGGCACGAACTACGACAACGCCTTTTACGACGGAGCCGGCCACATGTTTTTCGGCGACGGCGACGGCAAGACGCTTACAGACACCACCAAAGGCACCGACGTGGTCGGGCATGAGCTCACCCACGGCGTGACCCAACACGAAGCAAACCTGACCTACTCCGGCCAGTCCGGTGCACTGAACGAATCGTGCTCGGATGTTTTCGGCGTCCTGGTCAAGCAGTATCACCTCGGCCAGTCCGCCCAACAAGCGGACTGGCTTATCGGCGCTGATATCGTCGGTCCGCTGCTGTCCCCCGCCCTCCGTTCCATGAAGGCTCCCGGTACCGCCAACCAGTACGACCACCAGCCTGCCACGATGGACGGCTACGTCCGGACGACCACCGACAATGGTGGCGTCCACACCAACTCCGGAATCCCGAACCGCGCGTTCTATCTCGTGGCCACCGGGATTGGAGGCAACGCATGGGAAGCGCCCGGACAGATCTGGTACGACACCCTGGCTGATCCCAGGCTACGGCCCAATGCAACCTTCAGCTCGTTCGCTGGCCTCACCCTCAGGTCCGCGCGATCCCGCTACGGAACAGCAAGTCAAGAAGCAAACGCCGTTTCATCTGCATGGGACGCAGTCAAAGTCCGGGCTCACTGA
- a CDS encoding sialidase family protein translates to MTAKRLRRAALTAIFPAALMLNMSGASATTASPLSVASGASPFSACGLGSAPGAVNYLNAEVEPWVSVDPAHPNKVIGVWQQDRWSDGGARGLVAGYSTNGGTTWKETAQPFSACAPGGPSRYDRASDPWVSIGPDGTAYSVSISFQGVGYDNAVLASTSRNGGATWTAPKTLIEDLGSPQFFNDKESVTADPLVAGTAYAVWDRLVSPNDNPRSTAHASAFTGPTFFSKTTDSGVTWSTPKVIVPTTNKQQTIGNQIVVGPSGTLYNFFDLILGTGANGVDQLHGLNVAFTTSVDGGASWTAPQVIAKLNTAGVTDPNTGAAVRTGDIIPEPAVDPATGQLYVVWQDSRFNGGHYDEVAISTSTDGGRTWSAPTQANSPRGVPAFTPSVRVAGGKVGIAYYDFRNLAAGNTSSLPTDYWFRSSTVGTLALGGDTHVHGPSDMMTAPSARGFFIGDYAGLATAGSSCVSLSIRANDANTSNRTDAVFSSVTP, encoded by the coding sequence ATGACTGCCAAACGCTTACGTCGGGCCGCGCTGACCGCTATATTTCCGGCCGCCCTCATGCTCAACATGTCCGGCGCCTCTGCCACGACAGCCAGCCCGCTGTCCGTGGCAAGTGGGGCCAGTCCGTTCTCGGCCTGCGGGTTAGGCTCCGCTCCCGGCGCCGTGAACTACCTGAACGCCGAGGTGGAGCCGTGGGTATCTGTCGATCCGGCCCACCCTAACAAGGTCATCGGCGTGTGGCAGCAGGACAGATGGTCTGACGGCGGCGCCCGCGGGCTCGTGGCCGGCTACTCGACGAACGGCGGAACCACCTGGAAAGAGACCGCCCAGCCGTTCTCCGCGTGTGCCCCGGGCGGCCCTTCCCGCTACGACCGGGCGTCGGATCCTTGGGTCTCTATAGGCCCGGATGGTACGGCGTACTCGGTATCAATCTCGTTCCAAGGTGTCGGTTACGACAACGCGGTCCTCGCTTCTACGTCACGCAACGGCGGAGCAACGTGGACTGCGCCGAAGACCCTGATTGAAGACCTCGGATCGCCCCAGTTCTTCAATGACAAGGAGTCCGTCACTGCTGACCCCTTGGTTGCGGGCACCGCCTACGCGGTGTGGGACCGACTCGTTTCACCGAACGATAACCCGCGAAGCACGGCCCATGCGTCCGCCTTCACAGGACCGACGTTCTTCTCTAAAACGACGGACTCAGGCGTCACGTGGAGTACCCCGAAGGTCATCGTGCCCACGACCAACAAGCAGCAGACCATCGGTAACCAAATAGTTGTTGGACCGAGTGGAACGCTTTACAACTTCTTTGACCTCATCCTGGGCACAGGCGCTAACGGTGTGGACCAGCTGCACGGGCTCAACGTGGCCTTCACCACGTCCGTAGACGGTGGCGCGAGCTGGACGGCACCGCAAGTCATCGCAAAGCTCAACACAGCGGGTGTTACCGACCCCAACACCGGCGCGGCCGTTCGGACCGGAGACATAATCCCAGAGCCCGCTGTCGACCCGGCCACCGGCCAGCTCTATGTCGTGTGGCAAGACTCCCGGTTCAACGGCGGCCACTACGACGAAGTCGCGATCTCCACGTCGACCGACGGCGGCCGGACCTGGAGCGCGCCCACACAAGCCAACTCTCCACGGGGAGTCCCCGCCTTCACCCCGAGCGTCCGCGTTGCTGGCGGCAAAGTTGGAATTGCCTACTATGACTTCCGCAACCTAGCCGCGGGAAACACATCCAGCCTTCCCACGGACTACTGGTTCAGGTCCTCCACAGTGGGCACTCTTGCGCTCGGCGGCGATACGCATGTGCACGGCCCGTCCGACATGATGACGGCACCCTCCGCCCGCGGGTTCTTCATTGGCGACTACGCCGGGCTGGCAACCGCGGGCTCATCATGTGTGTCACTGTCCATACGGGCCAATGACGCGAATACATCCAACCGGACCGACGCCGTGTTCTCATCCGTCACGCCCTAG
- a CDS encoding LLM class flavin-dependent oxidoreductase → MKSIGFLSFGHWTDHPESGTRSASDALLQAIDLAVAAEELGADGAYFRVHHFAQQYASPFPLLAAIGARTNRIDIGTGVIDMRYENPLYMAEDAGAADLISGGRLQLGISRGSPEQVIDGWRYFGFAPKEGESDADMGRRHTERLLEVLTGKGFAAPSPRPMFPNPPGLLRIEPYSEGLRDRIWWGSGSNATAVWAAKLGMNLQSSTLKDDESGKPFHVQQAEQIELYRQAWKEAGHEREPRVSVSRSIFALTNDLDWRYFGRDRQSSDQIGNIDEKTRAIFGRSYAGAPDELAAMLAKDEAIAAADTLLLTVPNQLGVDYNAHVMESILKDVAPQLGWR, encoded by the coding sequence GTGAAGAGTATCGGATTCTTGTCCTTTGGCCATTGGACCGACCACCCGGAGTCCGGCACACGCAGCGCGTCGGACGCGTTATTGCAGGCCATCGACTTGGCCGTCGCGGCAGAGGAACTGGGAGCGGACGGCGCGTACTTCCGTGTCCACCACTTCGCCCAGCAGTATGCTTCCCCGTTCCCACTGCTGGCCGCGATCGGGGCACGCACAAACCGCATTGACATTGGTACCGGCGTGATCGACATGCGTTACGAGAATCCGCTCTACATGGCGGAGGACGCGGGCGCGGCCGACCTGATTTCCGGCGGCCGGTTGCAGCTTGGCATCAGCCGAGGTTCACCCGAGCAGGTCATCGATGGGTGGCGCTACTTCGGTTTCGCCCCGAAGGAAGGGGAATCGGACGCGGACATGGGCCGCCGGCATACTGAGCGCCTGCTCGAGGTTCTCACCGGGAAGGGCTTCGCGGCGCCGAGCCCCCGCCCGATGTTCCCCAATCCTCCTGGGTTGCTGCGCATTGAGCCCTACTCGGAGGGACTGCGGGACCGTATCTGGTGGGGTTCCGGCTCGAACGCAACGGCGGTGTGGGCCGCGAAGCTGGGCATGAACCTGCAGAGTTCCACGCTCAAAGACGACGAGAGCGGCAAGCCCTTCCATGTCCAGCAGGCCGAGCAGATCGAACTGTACCGGCAGGCCTGGAAGGAGGCCGGGCACGAACGGGAACCGCGCGTCTCAGTCAGCCGCAGCATCTTCGCCCTGACGAACGACCTCGACTGGCGATACTTTGGCCGTGACCGTCAAAGCTCCGACCAGATCGGGAACATTGACGAGAAGACCCGGGCAATCTTTGGCCGCTCCTACGCTGGCGCCCCTGACGAGCTGGCCGCCATGTTGGCCAAAGACGAGGCCATCGCCGCGGCGGACACCCTGCTCCTCACTGTCCCCAACCAGCTTGGTGTGGACTACAACGCCCACGTCATGGAGTCGATCCTGAAGGACGTGGCTCCACAACTCGGCTGGCGCTGA
- a CDS encoding CehA/McbA family metallohydrolase yields MTPPCKAHEAESVFLSPSRRGFLAAALAGAAVTLAPLSFAAADTGTSRTKTITGHLDPGAADFVYLPVEVPAGVNKISVSYSYSKPSVTPGLLSNACDIGIFDEKGTDLAGRGFRGWSGGFRTEFFISAAEATPGYLPGPVGKGTWNIALGPYQVAEQGMDYTVNVTLDYGPDGTPFRPQYPARQVNGRGPGWYRGDAHLHTVYSDGKRTPAEVAAGARAAKLDFMISTDHNTPASHGAWGPLAGDDLLILTGEEVTTRNGHYLALGIEPGDWIDWRYRARDKGFEQEAQHIHASGGLVVPAHPYCPYVACRWKFGYDDADAVEVWTGPWTVDDEYAINTWDSMLAHSVRTGGRWVPAMGNSDAHSEPQVIGLPHNVVNAQALSHDAILDGIRNGHSWVAESANISLDFGVSAGGRKAGIGERLDVSADAPVTVRVNVSGVPNGVIRIITDEGQTQQVALPASGQGTHTWVTTAQLSAYVRAEVRHPMADGTASNGTNMGAALLLGPMAALTNPIFLGSK; encoded by the coding sequence GTGACTCCACCATGTAAGGCCCACGAGGCTGAAAGTGTTTTCCTGTCCCCTTCCCGCCGCGGATTCCTTGCCGCTGCGCTGGCCGGTGCCGCCGTGACCCTGGCACCCCTATCCTTTGCCGCGGCCGATACCGGCACCAGCAGGACCAAGACGATCACCGGGCACCTCGATCCGGGTGCCGCTGATTTCGTGTACCTGCCGGTTGAGGTACCCGCCGGCGTGAACAAGATCAGCGTTTCGTACAGCTACAGCAAACCCTCGGTTACTCCGGGACTCCTGTCCAACGCCTGCGACATCGGAATCTTCGACGAAAAGGGCACCGACCTTGCCGGAAGGGGATTCCGCGGCTGGTCAGGCGGCTTCCGTACCGAGTTCTTCATCAGCGCTGCCGAAGCCACCCCAGGGTATCTGCCTGGACCCGTGGGCAAAGGCACCTGGAATATCGCGCTTGGCCCCTACCAGGTGGCCGAACAGGGCATGGACTACACCGTCAACGTCACCCTCGACTACGGCCCTGACGGCACCCCTTTCCGTCCCCAGTACCCGGCCAGGCAGGTAAACGGACGCGGCCCGGGTTGGTACCGCGGAGACGCCCATCTGCACACCGTCTACTCCGATGGCAAGCGCACCCCGGCGGAAGTTGCTGCCGGAGCGAGGGCAGCGAAACTCGACTTCATGATCAGCACCGACCACAACACGCCTGCTTCCCACGGAGCCTGGGGACCCCTGGCCGGCGACGACCTGCTCATCCTCACCGGCGAGGAAGTCACCACGCGCAACGGCCACTACCTCGCGCTGGGCATCGAACCAGGGGACTGGATCGACTGGCGCTACCGCGCCCGTGACAAAGGCTTCGAGCAGGAGGCCCAGCACATCCACGCCTCCGGCGGCTTGGTAGTCCCCGCGCACCCGTATTGCCCCTATGTCGCCTGCCGCTGGAAGTTCGGCTACGACGATGCGGACGCCGTCGAAGTCTGGACCGGCCCGTGGACTGTGGACGACGAATATGCCATCAACACGTGGGACTCCATGCTCGCCCATTCGGTGCGCACCGGCGGACGCTGGGTCCCGGCCATGGGCAACAGCGACGCGCACAGCGAGCCGCAGGTCATCGGCCTGCCACACAACGTGGTCAACGCCCAGGCCCTTTCCCACGATGCCATCCTTGACGGCATCCGCAACGGGCACAGCTGGGTTGCAGAGTCCGCCAACATCTCCCTGGACTTTGGCGTTTCCGCGGGAGGCCGTAAGGCAGGCATAGGGGAGAGGCTCGACGTTAGTGCCGATGCGCCCGTGACGGTCCGTGTGAATGTCAGCGGAGTCCCTAATGGCGTCATCCGGATCATCACCGACGAGGGACAGACGCAGCAAGTGGCGCTCCCGGCCTCCGGCCAGGGCACCCACACCTGGGTCACTACCGCGCAGCTTTCCGCTTATGTCAGGGCAGAAGTGCGCCACCCGATGGCTGACGGAACCGCCAGCAACGGCACCAACATGGGCGCGGCACTCTTGCTGGGCCCCATGGCTGCGTTGACCAATCCGATCTTCCTCGGGTCCAAATAA
- a CDS encoding DUF1772 domain-containing protein, producing the protein MGETLNFRRGVLAGRLMNVAEFTHAHWFFGNLYELLVKVPHRVAGAEASSELSRSPFGAGSPGRYYAPVAPLNAPAAIGALIVGWDRPSARVSLIVGAASSAAGAAATAYILRYLNPRLFFSPHPLPDDQRGPLLARWYRIHSLRLAASAVALAAFHHARTVALRAR; encoded by the coding sequence ATGGGAGAGACCCTCAATTTTCGCCGCGGCGTACTCGCCGGGCGGCTCATGAATGTTGCTGAATTCACCCATGCGCACTGGTTCTTCGGCAACCTCTATGAGCTTCTCGTCAAGGTTCCCCATCGCGTGGCCGGTGCCGAGGCCAGCAGCGAGCTCTCCCGCTCCCCTTTCGGGGCAGGCAGCCCGGGCCGGTATTACGCACCGGTTGCGCCGCTCAATGCACCTGCGGCCATCGGCGCACTCATCGTGGGGTGGGACCGCCCGTCCGCCAGAGTGTCACTGATCGTGGGCGCGGCGAGTTCCGCGGCAGGCGCGGCCGCAACCGCCTACATCCTTCGGTATCTCAATCCCCGGCTGTTTTTCAGCCCCCATCCGCTCCCAGACGACCAGCGTGGTCCCTTGCTGGCGCGGTGGTACCGAATCCATAGCCTTCGGTTGGCGGCCAGCGCCGTGGCACTGGCCGCCTTCCATCATGCCCGGACTGTGGCGCTCAGGGCCCGTTGA
- a CDS encoding UBP-type zinc finger domain-containing protein, with amino-acid sequence MKITGPRTGVGPRIFTSDSVASGGARSDLSCRGCIRFRHAPRKGTHQMSLPPGINPSARPSGTGCAECENQGGWWFHLRRCAQCGHIGCCDSSPAQHASAHAAGTGHPFVRSFEPGEDWFWNYATEEYYEGTVLAPPQHRPLSQPVPGPAGRVPPDWERHLH; translated from the coding sequence ATGAAGATCACAGGACCACGCACGGGTGTCGGCCCACGGATTTTCACGTCTGACAGTGTCGCTTCAGGCGGGGCCCGCAGTGACTTATCCTGCAGGGGATGCATCCGTTTCAGGCATGCTCCACGCAAAGGAACCCATCAGATGAGCCTTCCCCCAGGAATCAATCCTTCCGCGCGGCCCAGCGGTACGGGCTGTGCAGAGTGCGAGAACCAAGGCGGGTGGTGGTTCCATCTGCGCCGGTGCGCCCAGTGCGGCCACATCGGATGCTGTGACTCCTCGCCAGCCCAGCATGCGAGCGCACACGCGGCCGGCACCGGCCATCCTTTTGTCCGTTCCTTCGAACCCGGCGAGGACTGGTTTTGGAACTACGCCACGGAGGAATACTACGAAGGGACGGTGCTCGCGCCGCCCCAGCACCGTCCGCTCAGCCAACCCGTCCCGGGACCGGCAGGACGGGTGCCCCCGGACTGGGAGCGCCACCTGCACTGA
- a CDS encoding rhodanese-like domain-containing protein, whose amino-acid sequence MGLDRVHPADLELEMAAGALVVDTRPADQRDRDGALPGAIVIDRNVLEWRLDPSSPHRIPGADDFTRRIVVVCNEGYSSSLAAHTLQRLGLTRATDLVGGFQAWAALRRQSDTMPPGR is encoded by the coding sequence ATGGGACTTGATCGTGTTCATCCTGCCGATCTTGAACTGGAAATGGCGGCGGGTGCCCTTGTTGTCGACACCAGGCCGGCCGATCAGCGGGACCGTGATGGGGCGCTTCCCGGAGCAATCGTCATTGACCGGAACGTGCTCGAGTGGCGGCTCGACCCTTCCAGCCCCCACCGGATCCCCGGCGCTGACGACTTCACGCGGAGGATCGTGGTGGTGTGCAATGAGGGGTACAGTTCCAGCCTCGCTGCGCATACCCTGCAACGGCTGGGGCTGACCCGGGCGACCGACCTGGTCGGTGGCTTCCAGGCGTGGGCCGCGTTACGGAGGCAGTCCGACACGATGCCGCCGGGCCGGTGA
- a CDS encoding YdeI/OmpD-associated family protein, translated as MQLKFTTTLRGTGGKVGIEVPEEIVEALNAGRRPPVVVTINGKSYRSTIAVMGGQNMIGLSAANRELTGTSAGDTVEVALGLDTQPRSVDVPPDLAEALEAEPAAHAFYQTLSYSTQRRYVEPVAESKTPETRSRRIAKVVSDLKAGKK; from the coding sequence TTGCAGCTGAAATTCACCACAACCCTCCGGGGGACCGGCGGCAAAGTGGGCATCGAGGTCCCGGAGGAAATCGTCGAAGCACTTAACGCGGGCAGGCGGCCGCCAGTGGTTGTGACCATCAACGGAAAAAGCTACCGCAGCACCATCGCGGTCATGGGCGGCCAGAACATGATCGGGCTCAGCGCTGCCAACCGGGAGCTAACCGGGACCTCTGCCGGGGACACAGTGGAGGTGGCCTTAGGGCTGGACACGCAGCCACGGAGCGTTGATGTTCCCCCCGACCTTGCCGAAGCACTTGAGGCCGAACCTGCGGCACATGCCTTCTACCAAACGCTCAGTTACAGCACCCAACGCCGCTACGTTGAGCCTGTTGCCGAGTCGAAGACTCCGGAAACCCGGTCACGCCGGATTGCCAAAGTGGTGAGTGACCTCAAGGCCGGCAAGAAGTAG
- a CDS encoding MFS transporter translates to MARNAMSATAVGNARWTRLIPVAIIVYIISFMDRTNIGFALNGLHQDLGIDAAQQGLAAGIFFIGYLVLQIPGGHLAEHWSAKKFVGIMVLVWGVLAVLSGFIQDFTQLLVVRFFLGVAEAGIWPAILVLISHWFPAAERARAYAFWMMNIAIASIITAPLSGWILSFSDWRWLFIIEGIFPFVIAAPLWWALIADHPRDAKWCSEQEREYIEQGLAADAAAHPQQEKLGLRHVLSNAVVWRLTLVYFLIQIGFYGINIWLPHVIKTITSGSSLEVGLVTAIPYVLAMFGLWYNAKAADRSGRYSTHVLLSMAIGAVALVISVATGDNLPFLAVTLISIAVAGALAYDGPFWASASRAMPVAVAGTAMGLINAVGNLGGFVGPYVGGYLQDVTHGSFLATSIFLACCLLAAGLVMLSLRRGGDRPVAGGEVDAQESRRSHAGKN, encoded by the coding sequence ATGGCACGCAACGCCATGTCAGCGACTGCGGTGGGAAACGCCCGGTGGACGAGGCTGATTCCCGTCGCAATCATCGTGTACATCATCTCGTTCATGGACCGAACCAACATCGGCTTCGCCCTCAACGGCCTGCATCAGGACCTTGGCATCGACGCCGCGCAACAAGGGCTGGCTGCGGGTATCTTCTTCATCGGCTACCTCGTCCTGCAGATACCAGGCGGACACCTTGCCGAGCACTGGAGCGCCAAGAAATTCGTTGGCATCATGGTGCTTGTCTGGGGCGTGCTGGCGGTCCTCTCCGGATTCATCCAGGATTTCACCCAGTTGCTCGTGGTGCGCTTCTTCCTCGGCGTGGCCGAGGCGGGGATCTGGCCGGCGATCCTAGTCCTGATCAGCCACTGGTTCCCCGCTGCCGAACGGGCCCGGGCCTATGCGTTCTGGATGATGAACATCGCCATTGCGTCAATCATCACGGCCCCGCTGTCCGGGTGGATACTGTCCTTCTCGGACTGGCGGTGGCTGTTCATCATCGAGGGAATCTTCCCGTTCGTCATCGCCGCGCCGTTGTGGTGGGCCCTGATCGCCGACCACCCGCGCGACGCCAAATGGTGCTCCGAGCAGGAGCGTGAGTACATCGAACAGGGCCTTGCTGCTGATGCCGCGGCCCATCCCCAGCAGGAAAAACTCGGCCTGCGGCACGTCCTGTCCAACGCAGTGGTGTGGCGGCTGACCCTGGTCTATTTCCTCATCCAGATCGGGTTCTACGGCATCAACATCTGGCTCCCGCATGTCATCAAGACGATCACCTCCGGTTCTTCCCTGGAGGTAGGCCTGGTCACGGCCATACCGTACGTGCTGGCCATGTTCGGCCTCTGGTACAACGCCAAGGCCGCCGACCGATCGGGCCGCTACTCCACCCACGTGCTGTTGTCCATGGCCATCGGCGCTGTTGCCCTGGTCATCTCGGTGGCAACCGGGGACAACCTTCCGTTCCTCGCGGTCACCCTCATCAGCATCGCCGTCGCCGGAGCCTTGGCCTATGACGGGCCGTTCTGGGCTTCCGCATCCCGCGCCATGCCGGTGGCGGTGGCCGGCACCGCCATGGGACTGATCAACGCAGTAGGCAACCTCGGCGGATTCGTGGGGCCCTACGTGGGCGGGTATCTGCAGGACGTGACGCACGGCAGCTTCCTGGCCACGTCCATTTTCCTGGCATGTTGCCTGCTCGCCGCCGGACTTGTAATGCTGAGCCTTCGCCGAGGCGGTGACAGGCCAGTGGCAGGCGGAGAGGTGGATGCGCAGGAATCCCGGCGGAGCCATGCGGGAAAAAACTAG